TAGCTCACCGCGAGCGCGGCGGCGCCCGCCTGTTTGGCCATCTGCATATCATACTCGGTATCGCCGACCATGAGAGTTCGACCGGGCTCCACCCCCAGCTCCTCCATGATCTCCAGCAACATCTGCGGATGGGGTTTGGAGATCGTCTCATCGGCGCAGCGCGAGGCGTGAAATAAGCTTGTGCACCCGGTCTGTTCCAGCACATGGTTGAGGCCTTGCCGGCCCTTGCCCGTGGCCACGGCCAACAGATAGCCTTGCCCGCGCAGCGCGGTCAAGGTTTCGGCAACGCCTGGAAACAGATCCGAGGTAATCTCGGAGCTCCCTAAAAAATGGTGGCGGTACGCCGCGGCCAGGCGCGCGTGCTGATCTTCGCGGACATCCGGGAACAGTGCATAAAAGGCCTCGCGCAGACCGAGGCCGATAATATTCCGGGCCCTGGCTTCATCGAGAGCGGGCAGCCCGGCATCGAGTGCGGCTGCCTGCAGACATCCGACGATACGGGCCTCGGAGTCCATCAGGGTTCCGTCCCAATCAAACACCAGTAAAGGAAAGCGCATATTACTGAGTACGACCTTCATCCAATCGCTTTAGCAGCGCCTGCAAATCCTCGCCTAACGGCGCGGTCACATGCACCTTGCGGCCGTTGGAGAGTTGACACGCCACGCTGCGGGCATGCAGAAACATGCGCTTGAGACCGAGGCCTTTCATGTGGCGGTCAAAGTCGGGGTCGCCGTACTTGGAATCACCCGCGATGGGATGCCCGGCGTGCGCGGCGTGCACGCGGATCTGATGGGTGCGCCCTTGCATCAGTTGGATCTGCATCAGGCTACACTCTGCATAGAGGGTCACGGGTTCAAACAGGCTCTGGGCCTCCTTGCCTTCCTCGCTGACCTTGACCCGCCGCTCGCCGGACTCGATCAGGTTTTTGCGCAGCGCCGCATCTATGATGCGGCCCTTGCCGCGCCAGCGGCCCTTGACCAGGGCGAGATAGTGTTTGGTTACCCCGCCCCCGCGCAGCAGCATGTGCAGATTGAGCAGGGTTTCGCGCTGTTTGGCGATCATGAGGCAGCCCGAGGTATCCCTGTCGAGGCGGTGCACCAGTTCCAGAAACGGGGCCTCGGGGCGCAGTATGCGCAAGGCCTCGATCACGCCGTGACTCACCCCGCTGCCGCCGTGTACGGCTATCCCCGCAGGTTTGTTCAGAATCAGCAGTTCGTCATCCTCATACAGCACGCTCGATTGAATCCGCTCCAGAAACTGACCGCCCGGTTGGGACGTACCTCCCTCCTCGCTCAGGCGCAAAGGGGGGATGCGGACGGTATCGCCGGCCTGCAGCCGGTAACCGGCCTTGATGCGGCCCTTGTTGACCCGTACCTCTCCGCTGCGCACAATCCGGTAGACCAGGCTGCGCGGCACGCCCTTGAGGCGAGAAACCAGATAATTATCAATACGTTGCCCAGCCTGCATGGCGCTGATCTCAACGAACTGGGCAGGGGTGGGCTCTTTTTTGCATGGCTCACGCATTTTTGAGATACTATATGAACAGAACTAAACAGTTAGGTTTGGTTTTGGGCCCTACGCCAGACGCGGATGCAAGGTTAGATACCTTCCTACAGCGCGGCGACAGGCGACACGGACTAACGTACTCTCTGCCTGCCAAGAATCGCCCGACCGACTGGTCAGCGCGATGCGGCGGTGTAACCCTACCGCGCCTTGCT
The nucleotide sequence above comes from Gammaproteobacteria bacterium. Encoded proteins:
- a CDS encoding HAD-IA family hydrolase is translated as MRFPLLVFDWDGTLMDSEARIVGCLQAAALDAGLPALDEARARNIIGLGLREAFYALFPDVREDQHARLAAAYRHHFLGSSEITSDLFPGVAETLTALRGQGYLLAVATGKGRQGLNHVLEQTGCTSLFHASRCADETISKPHPQMLLEIMEELGVEPGRTLMVGDTEYDMQMAKQAGAAALAVSYGVHSRERLLGHGPLDCLDRISDLPVWLAERQISD
- the rluC gene encoding 23S rRNA pseudouridine(955/2504/2580) synthase RluC, translated to MREPCKKEPTPAQFVEISAMQAGQRIDNYLVSRLKGVPRSLVYRIVRSGEVRVNKGRIKAGYRLQAGDTVRIPPLRLSEEGGTSQPGGQFLERIQSSVLYEDDELLILNKPAGIAVHGGSGVSHGVIEALRILRPEAPFLELVHRLDRDTSGCLMIAKQRETLLNLHMLLRGGGVTKHYLALVKGRWRGKGRIIDAALRKNLIESGERRVKVSEEGKEAQSLFEPVTLYAECSLMQIQLMQGRTHQIRVHAAHAGHPIAGDSKYGDPDFDRHMKGLGLKRMFLHARSVACQLSNGRKVHVTAPLGEDLQALLKRLDEGRTQ